Within Scomber japonicus isolate fScoJap1 chromosome 1, fScoJap1.pri, whole genome shotgun sequence, the genomic segment TCTGAAGCTCCAAATAGAAACTGGGACCGGAGCAGCTGCCTGGCACCACTGCCTGAAAAAAACCTGTCCTAGAAAGTAGCATCGAATGCTATTTGATGAACACAAAAGCCAGTGGCTCCACAATGTTGATGAAATGCTTTACTACTACAACCCTGGTGTAAACCAGTGCTGGATCTGAGATATCCCGCGCTGAATCTGGCCAAAGTAGAAGTCCGCATTTCTGGAGAAGTCCTGACAGACCGAAGAGTGGGCATCACCCAGAGCGCAGTAAAGGGCGGTGCCGCCCACACTGATCACTACGGTAACCAGACAAAGTAGGAAGAGAAGCAAGCAGGAGTCTCCACTGCCAACATCTacagaggaagacagacagaaagataaGGACATGGAGGGAACATTATAGAATGATAGATTTATAACAAGTAACTTTGAAACTATTTCAGCAATGTTGTCACAACATTTGCAAAATGTGTGTATACGGTTAGCTAACCATAAATTAGGCCACTTATATTATAATTAGTTCCACATACTATATGCAGAGATATCTCTCTTTGAACTGTATGTAATAAACCAACAAACACACCCTGGTCATAGGCGTCATCAGGAACTTTGAAGCGGACCCGTCTCTTGTTGGAGGGTTTGTCAGGTCGGGGCTCTGAACTCACAGACGCACTCATGTTGTCCATACGGACGCTACGCTTTTTCAGTATGGAGACGAGGCCAGAGGCAGGAGATAGCTGAGATGAGAAGAAAAACGAAAAATATGCTAAGaagcacagagacacatacattAACATGAACATCATTTCTATTCACACCAAGTCCACTTTCATCTGCTCATCTTCACACACTGAGTTGTAACATTGTGCATGAGGAAGAACCCGGGATACCACCAACAATGTCCACCAGGTGTCAATACATCCCACAATCAGCAGTGTTGAAATGTGAACCATACTATCAACACTCCCGCCAACATTTTTACTATCCTCCTGTACCACGCACTGCATCCTAAAGCTGAATGTTCTGCACATGcttaaagtttaaattaaaaatgaaactttggCCAAGTGGTGTCAGACTATCACAGCCATACCGAGTACCTTTcatactgttattattatatatttatcatgAAGTAATAACATAGTCATCCACCTACTGTGAGGATAATAACACTGGTATCAATATTGATAAAAACACTTATTGTGTTTATTATCAAATCTATCAAATTACCAACTAAATCCAAGTACTACTCCTACCACTGCTTATCATCCCATCTGCTCTACATCCCGTATTTACACTGTCTATATACTGTTTATACTGTCTGCCTGTTCTTCTCTTCTACAGATATTTAACTAATAATAAGTCAGTAACCAGCACTTTCTTAAAGGCCAATAATAACACCACCAGTGGTGAATAAATTCAAAACAGAAGCTTGTTCCTCAACACACCAGACACTGAATCCAAATTTAAGTCTCAACACATACTGAAGTAATTACTCAGTGAAtacaaaaataatctttaaGAAATGATTTATCTGAAATCTTGTTCCATCACATTTTATGTTCTGCTGCTTTCATCACAAAGTCTAAGTCTTTCAGTGTAGAAGAGTTTCATGTTAAATTGGCGTCCACATTCGCAAAGCTGCTACAGAGTCTGCATATCACAGTAATGGCTAGGTAATGCCATTATGCTGTTTCAACAGGGCACTGTGCTGTCCATTATGCAGGGCCGAGATGAGCAGATGCAGATAGATATGAAAACAGGATACCAAAATCATGTTATtggttctgtgtgtttttgaaaaactgaaaacaatggATGATTAACAGCATCATTTGTTATTATGTTAGACTGTAAGACAACAAAAATACCAAATCATACAGGCTATACGCAAACCGTTAAATTCAGTACATGTACACATCAGCACTCATGCAAACACATCAACATAAATGCCAACAAACATGACCCACAAAAAGGATGATAATGTACAAACCTCCTCTACAGTGATGAGTTTAGCCATGTCGTCCAGTGTGGCAGCTTGTCTGATGATGTCAACTTGCTCTACTTcgtattcctcctcctcttcttcctccacctctccctcctcctgctcctgctgttTTATATGAGCCTGTTCTGGAAGGTGGGCCTCCTGGGGCAGGCAGGTTTTATTGCTTTCCTGCAATGATTTGTTCCGGGTAAAACAATCATCCGGCATAGAGGAAGTGATACgtttcatatttacagtattagCAACAATGATTTGTAGAGAATAAATAGAGGAAGTGGGTAATTAGCGTGAGCTGCAATAACAGCCATCactgaagaaataaagaaaaacagcagctaAAACATCATCAATTGAAGAAGATTATGATGGAGACCAAAATGATTGCCAAAACCAACCAACTAGAACTCACAGATAATAACTTTTAGGATTATATTTAGTAATGAAAAGCTAAACACAGAGTCTGATCTGTACCTGGGTCTCCTCATGTAGCTTCTCCTCAGCTTGGGCTTCCTGGTGCAGCTGTTGTACTTCCACCTCAGCCTCGCTGACCAGAGTCTCCACTGGGAGTGCTTTCTGACAAAAAGGAGAGTCTCTTTCCTTCCGTttatcttcctcttcatcttctgcCTCATCTTCCATCTCCAGAGCCTCTTCTGCATGCTCTACGTCcccctgctcttcctccttttttgcCTCCTTTTCCTGTACTGGTCCTAAATCTCCTCCCTGCTGCTCTGCGGGCTTGGACTGACCCATTTCTCCAGCTGTGAGGGGGTGCAATCCATTTCCTCTCACTGGAATGGTGTATCCCGgcactcctcctccctccctgtcagTAAGTGGAGTTCCATGGACACCGTCCCTCCCCTTTAATTTGCCGTCTGGGTCTTCTCTGTTCTTTTCGGACTTCTCAGGGGAATTGAGCCTATCTTCCGAACTAATGGTTGCTGGATGGCTGCTCTGAGAATGGGAGGAGTCTTCAGCTCTCTGCTCCATCCCTCCTTCAATCTGATGGACTGGATGAACAAAGACAACACAGAGAGTAGGAGAGAGGGATTTGTAGGGTATAAAGAAATTAATAAACCTAGTATGGTAAAAatacaggtggagagagaggtacagagagaagaaacagaaaaagtttGACATAGAAAATACTGAGAGCTTGACAAGAAAATCCATCTGTATGACAACCACAAAccatcttctctctttccttattttcattttcattagagTAAATTATCCACAGTGAGAGTGACTTCGTTGCTTGGAGGTCTACTCACAAAATATACGCTCAAAGGCCAACATGATCCTTTATAGTCAGACAATAACTGCTGGCATTCACTGTCTAAAACTTCCACGTAATTTGTGAATATGAACAGATATTCAATGATCTTCAAATTAGAGAAAAAATGCCACCTCCATTGTATGAAATTTTCAATTTTCCTAATGTCAAATATGAATGAATTTGGCATGTAGCAGAAGCTTACCCCCGCAAAGTAAAGAAGATGAGTATAGCTACACAAAAGTTTTAAACCCATAAAAGAGGGTTTATCTGACTCATGATggacagttttaaaaaagtataaaaattgATGCAGTAGAACCAGtggttttatcttttttaattcCACATGTTCCTCTACCTGTTAGCCCACACTACCCACCATGCAACTCAACCACAAACAGTTCGGTAAAGGATTTGGGTATGTTATGCAGGTAGTGAATCAATCAAGTAGGGCTTCAATGGACTTTGTGCAGCTCCCTTTGTCATTTAGTGAGACTGACGACTGCATGGGCCCTTGAGTGTGTACTAGAGAACAGCACACTAGTGAATAACAGGTACAGGTATTTTCATCTGATAGCAAAACCCTTATCCTTGTGGTCTATCACATTCCagtgtttgtgagtgagtgagtgagtgagtgagtgagtgagtggccATAGGTGTGAAATTAAAACTAATCAACACAAAGTCCTGTCTCAGTAAGGTACACCAAAGCTActaaggctacgttcacaccgtAGTTAAAActgacctgaatccgatttgttcgctcaaatgtgacccatatctgatttgtttctgacaatgtgaacagcacaagtcgcactgaatctgacatttccaaatccgattcaggccactttcaaatgtggtactgaatcggatacatatcGAATTTCTTTGAATGcgaccgcaatctgaacagtcaggtcacatttaatggggctttgacgttattctggagcaacacacagctaatgctccgcataaagacatcattaaagtattcattttctgtctcctctttctcctttttaacatcacccgctcACATATTTGCCGGCTGccgccacacactgtttttagcattggaccataaatgagactaccagtaacttcaccagcttttgctgttgccatgttccCTTCCATAAACACTGTTctgtgcgtgacgtcattaatgattaACAGAGCatgcgggtcacttcaggagCGTGAGCTGTTCACATCGCAGTCCGCAgacaggccacatttaaaagtgtaatatgaacagccaaacaaaaaatcggaattgagcattaaggcctgcagtgtgaacgtagcctatGTGCATGTGTCTACATGTGGAATTCACACTTTACACCTCTAGTGCTCCTCTTTGGTTCATCAAAGGGGAACACTAGAAGATATTACAAAAATGTCCATTGACTAAAATTCACATTACTTATATCAGAACCTTTAGCATTATGCCAGCATTTTTGCACGTTTTAGTTGCATTACTACGAACCATCAAGTAATAAAAACTTCAAATTTGGATGGCAGTTGTGTGAAGTAAAGTGGTTTGTAGTTAATGGTCTAAATGTGCAAAACAAGCGAATGCCACAaactcacacaaatacacccaTGATGTCCGTCTTTCACTCACCTGAGGTGCATGAAGGCTGTGCAATACCTTCTTCAAATACAGGCCTCAAAATGTCCAGAGACgcacactgtaaacacacacaaatatatatgtaaagaTATATTTACTACTAAAGTTGAATCCAAAGGTACATGCACACAAATCCAACTGAGGTGTACAGCATGAATAATTAAcaggtatttttttttacatatacatatatatatacactctactttttctttcttgtacacacacacacacacacacacacacacacacacacacacacacacacacacaaatctactttttctttcttacacacacatctactctttctttcttacacgcacatatctttttctttcttacacacacacacacacacacacacacacacacacacacacacacacacacacacacacacacacacacacacacacacaaggtggTGAATGTCTTACCACAGCATGTCCAGTCCTTGGTCTATGAACAGAAGAGAGAACAAGACACAAAGTGAGATGGGAAGTATTGAAGTCTGTTCTGGGTTTTAGTAAATGAAGACGTGAAAGATGGGTGACCCTTCTCTACTCTCTCAATCTAATATTAGCCTGAACACATTTCCCTGGCTATTACAACGTGTGCGTAAGTGagactgtgtcagtgtgtgtgtgagtttagcAAAGTGAAACCTTAGCAGCGCAATGGCTCAAATGTCTCAAAGTGCAACAGCACCAGCAAAGGGCCATATGTTTAAACCATCACTGCAGTACTTACCACACACAGTGATATACATGCTCACAGccatacacaaagacacacacacaatttcagCATACAGTATCTGAAGGTGTATATGATGTCACAGAGTGTGTGTCTGGCAAGTATAGTACAATGGACTTCctattaaatattgaaaaatgtcaaGAAGGTCTTCACTTGATGCACACAACTCATTCaaaagcacacacgcacacacacacacacacacacacacacacacacacacacacacacacaaaataacaatTTTCTGTAACAACTTGCACATTTGTCACCAAGCATACTGTACATCACTTTAACTtactgtgtatttatatttgggTACACATACTTCTACACAACCTTACCTACCATCAACATGCTCAATGAATATCTATTTGAAGTCTGTGTATTTCTGAACACTTTCCTTACAGAGATAGAgcaggaaaaaggagaaagacagaACTTTGGGGAAACAAGTGGATTAGATAACGAAGAGAAAATGTGCTTGCAAAGAgtaaacacacagatgcagacTAACCGACTGTGCGTCTGGCAGATGTGTCTCAGAGTATCCAGATGTTGGGTTGCCAAGCCAGAGGAGGTCCCTCTACAATGACTCCctaagagaggcagagagacagactgtgATACTGTACATATAGTTAAAAACATGTGTGAGGAACAATTGTTAGGAAACCTCTAAGAGCACAATGAAGCACACAATCCAAATCAGAGTTAAAACCCTGCTGGTTAAGAGAAATATTCAGTTAAAAGGTTTTTTATGTTGTGGGTAGATGTGTGCAGCTGATGCATTTTACCCCACTGTTCCTGTAGTGCATTCAGGTTGTCCAATACTCTCTGGTGATAGAGTCTCTCTAGTTGGATGCACCATAATGCCCGCTGGTCTAAACATCACTGGTTAAGAAACATGGatttacacagatacatacatggCCCTATAGAAAATGCTTTGCTTTTAAGGATTAAAAACTGTATCAACTCCAAATCTCTTCTGGTTTTTTTGGTCATAAACTGCTTTATCTTACACAGTTAAATAGAGGGAAAAAGCGAGACTGAAAGAAATGTGAGGACAAAGtgagagagtgaagaggagaagacgaaatagagagagaggctgGGAGAGATAAAGGGAGAAAGCACTCCAGGATGCAGTCTCTCATGTTTATGGATATgagcagcaaaaacacaatCCTTCTTTGATATGGCTcaatgctttctctctctctctctctaactaaCCTTCTATATATGCATCACATAGCTGAGCTCGCTTTCCCTTCTCTTTGACTCTCGTGTTTTCCCTCCTGCTGCATCTCTTTCCTGATTAAATCTCAGTCAAAATTTCCAAATTTATCCTGATGCTCACTCTGCACCCTCTGTGACTATGTCTGTAATGTATTTGGGGGTCTGTGAACTCAACGGTGacaatcaacatttctatgtgaAAACAGAGGTTTctttggttaaggttagttCTACATAATGAACCACAAGTActcataaatacataaagaacCTTCTGATTTACCAAAAGCTAAAAGTTCAGCTGGTTAGCATCACTCAATTTCAGGATAAAGTAGGCTTGCAGCAGCTGATTATTGTAATTATCAGTTAATATGACAAAATGTCAGATGACTTGAAAAATATTGTTCACTGTTTCCAAGAGTCCAAAAAGATTTCCTCAAATGTTAtattataactatatatatCCCGACAAACAGTTCACAACCCAAAACTTTTCACTCTACCACCATAGAGGGCAAAAGACCAGTTCAGTGAAGTACTTTGTTGATACTCATTATCTTATTACCTGTACTTGTTGAAATCTTTCCTGATCAGACGTATATATTTTTGGCAGCATACACAACAGAAGTTTTCTTCCCCTTCACAAGTCTGAAGCCGAGTGTCTCTCTTCCTTCAGCATATATATGCCTTTTCTCTCGACTGTGAGCCTTTGGTATTCCTCTGGTATTCTGTGAGAGCCAGATCAGCGACTACAGCCGTTAATCTCTCATATCTCTGCTTCACCTTTTCTAATGTTCTCCTTATCTTTACTGTCTCCTCCTCGCTCCCCTCTCTTTTCTTGAGTCATTTTCCACCCTTGCACTCTGCCTCTTGCTCTCTTAACCACTCCGTCTTTAGAGTCAGTGAGGCGTCAAGTTATGCACTGTAACTTTTCTGCAACAAGTCACTCTAAATCAGCAATTTCTACGAGCAGTATGTGATAcagtaacaaataaaaaaacgcTAGTATGAGATCACCAAAGAAAAACATATGCATAGTACGA encodes:
- the cnsta gene encoding consortin, whose protein sequence is MDHGGQFEEEGKVMSQLQVGGIDLCDNLPSPEALSAAQSRNLNETNTLTQTQSPSPSQNDNSKDEEGEQGKEGYKGTDREEDDEEDIDEVMKEEEDESEGSSCRIHCQSPDTPMTDSSYSETGSLLETPYPFSPATSPEPTSPVIPEVCPETAYPISPVELSQSDAEVDFDNSNTGSFASTTGSITCTLGPAFTTGPIESTALTMTSDTRCTSPVGPSCITETTARIAKNTNSTTEHLTSSTEPVVSHACTRGPATPYAEPVTSPAETFTVTACATRLNTSIASSPTSATTGPSTVTTGPTTTGTESTSTSILNWEHITSTPEPTCLSFSTCTTGPIPSPALLASLDQLAHRGDDTHFPQYLHQIAEAFVHHEDYQRALWCIQLERLYHQRVLDNLNALQEQWGSHCRGTSSGLATQHLDTLRHICQTHSRPRTGHAVCASLDILRPVFEEGIAQPSCTSVHQIEGGMEQRAEDSSHSQSSHPATISSEDRLNSPEKSEKNREDPDGKLKGRDGVHGTPLTDREGGGVPGYTIPVRGNGLHPLTAGEMGQSKPAEQQGGDLGPVQEKEAKKEEEQGDVEHAEEALEMEDEAEDEEEDKRKERDSPFCQKALPVETLVSEAEVEVQQLHQEAQAEEKLHEETQESNKTCLPQEAHLPEQAHIKQQEQEEGEVEEEEEEEYEVEQVDIIRQAATLDDMAKLITVEELSPASGLVSILKKRSVRMDNMSASVSSEPRPDKPSNKRRVRFKVPDDAYDQDVGSGDSCLLLFLLCLVTVVISVGGTALYCALGDAHSSVCQDFSRNADFYFGQIQRGISQIQHWFTPGL